The proteins below come from a single Halomonas binhaiensis genomic window:
- the hutC gene encoding histidine utilization repressor, with protein MARTPPRYLEIQQYILSRIQHGDWPTGHRIPAEERLAEDFNVSRMTANKAIRELVQRGYLTRQPGAGTFVTERKAESSLVEVHNIAEEVRGRGHHYTNRVLQLEAIDASEDVALQLGMRHGSKVFHSLIVHLENETPIQLEERYVNPRHVPGYLDIDFTTITPHQVLIEAWPITDIEHIVEAVLVDTATAQELSIPTSAPCLRMTRRTWSHDQLISYALLTHPGERYKLRSAWRDTH; from the coding sequence ATGGCTCGTACGCCGCCTCGCTATCTCGAGATTCAGCAATATATTCTCTCCAGGATCCAGCATGGCGACTGGCCAACCGGTCATCGCATCCCCGCCGAAGAACGCCTTGCCGAAGACTTCAATGTCAGCCGCATGACAGCCAACAAGGCTATCCGTGAACTCGTCCAGCGCGGCTATCTGACGCGTCAACCAGGCGCCGGCACCTTCGTCACCGAACGCAAGGCAGAGTCCTCCCTGGTGGAAGTCCACAATATCGCCGAAGAAGTTCGCGGACGCGGCCATCACTACACTAACCGAGTCCTGCAGCTTGAAGCTATCGATGCCAGCGAAGACGTGGCCCTGCAGCTGGGAATGCGTCACGGTAGCAAGGTGTTCCACTCTCTGATCGTGCACCTCGAGAACGAAACCCCCATTCAACTCGAAGAACGCTACGTCAATCCCCGTCATGTGCCAGGCTACCTGGATATCGACTTCACCACCATCACGCCTCATCAGGTCTTGATCGAAGCCTGGCCGATCACTGATATCGAGCACATCGTCGAGGCGGTGCTGGTCGATACCGCCACCGCACAGGAACTGTCCATCCCGACATCCGCCCCCTGCCTGAGGATGACGCGCCGGACCTGGTCTCACGATCAACTGATCAGCTATGCCCTGCTGACGCATCCTGGCGAGCGCTACAAGTTGCGTTCCGCATGGCGTGATACTCATTAA
- the map gene encoding type I methionyl aminopeptidase, whose product MSEIVLKTPEELALLRESGRLLASVFSYLDTQIKEGCSTLQIDQLADHFITETLKARPASKGQYGFPFSLNTSINQVVCHGIPSETVRLKSGDIVNVDITLEKNGFIADSSKMYMIGDVSPFARRLVDKTYEAMWAGIRMVKPGATLGDIGYAIQRHSEKNGYSVVRDYCGHGIGREMHEEPQVLHYGTPHKGVVLREGMVFTIEPMINQGKAKVKIKRDGWTVVTADKKLSAQWEHTVAVTADGVEVLTLRDEEDANAGLI is encoded by the coding sequence GTGAGTGAGATCGTACTGAAAACCCCGGAGGAGCTTGCACTTTTACGCGAGTCGGGCCGCCTGCTTGCCTCTGTGTTTTCCTATCTCGATACGCAGATCAAGGAAGGCTGTTCGACGCTGCAGATTGACCAGCTTGCTGACCACTTCATCACAGAAACCTTGAAGGCACGCCCTGCCAGCAAGGGTCAGTATGGTTTTCCATTCTCCCTCAATACATCGATCAACCAAGTCGTGTGTCACGGCATCCCATCCGAGACCGTACGCTTGAAGTCTGGCGACATCGTCAATGTCGATATCACCTTGGAAAAGAATGGATTCATCGCTGACTCCAGCAAGATGTACATGATTGGAGACGTCTCTCCCTTCGCCAGGCGCCTGGTCGACAAGACCTATGAGGCCATGTGGGCCGGCATACGCATGGTAAAGCCTGGGGCCACGCTGGGAGATATTGGGTACGCCATTCAGCGACACTCGGAGAAAAACGGTTACTCTGTCGTTCGTGATTACTGCGGGCATGGCATCGGCAGGGAAATGCATGAAGAGCCACAGGTATTGCACTATGGCACTCCGCATAAAGGCGTTGTACTGAGGGAAGGCATGGTCTTCACCATCGAGCCAATGATCAATCAAGGCAAGGCCAAGGTGAAGATAAAACGTGATGGCTGGACCGTCGTCACTGCCGATAAAAAACTGTCTGCTCAATGGGAGCATACTGTCGCCGTGACAGCAGATGGGGTCGAGGTATTGACGCTCCGCGACGAAGAAGACGCCAATGCAGGCTTGATTTAA
- the hutI gene encoding imidazolonepropionase: protein MSSSTAPVRRLWRDVILFDGLKTHPAPMTVVVEGERVTALFPSGNDHDKNLDVQAIEEAVEMGRGGVMTPGLIDCHTHLVYGGQRANEFESRLEGVSYADISRRGGGILSTVRATREASEEHLFETAAARLQAMIDDGVTSVEIKSGYGLSVEHELKMLRVARRLDEQFKVRVFTTLLAAHALPPEYADRADDYIDLVCNEILPAACKEGLVDAVDVFCEHIAFSLEQCERVFLAAHDLGLPVKSHAEQLSLSGASQLTARYRGLSADHIEYLDQSGIEAMAAAGTVGVLLPGAFHTLRETQFPPIAEMRSAGVPMAVASDANPGTSPIVFPTLMLNLACTLFRLTPQEALAGMTYNAALALGRTDIGRLHPGAVADLCIWDVDSPAELAYAIQPGRLRQRVLKGELTHG, encoded by the coding sequence ATGTCCTCCTCCACCGCTCCCGTTCGTCGCCTATGGCGCGATGTGATCCTGTTCGATGGACTCAAGACGCACCCCGCACCCATGACAGTGGTCGTGGAAGGGGAACGCGTCACCGCACTGTTCCCCTCGGGAAACGACCATGACAAGAACCTCGACGTTCAGGCCATCGAGGAAGCTGTCGAAATGGGGCGAGGCGGTGTCATGACCCCCGGGCTGATCGACTGCCATACCCACCTGGTGTATGGCGGCCAACGGGCCAACGAGTTCGAAAGTCGACTGGAAGGAGTGTCCTATGCCGACATCTCCCGTCGCGGAGGCGGTATCCTTTCCACGGTTCGTGCCACTCGGGAAGCCAGCGAAGAGCATCTGTTCGAGACTGCCGCAGCTCGCCTGCAGGCCATGATCGACGACGGTGTCACCAGTGTGGAAATCAAGTCCGGCTATGGCCTCAGCGTCGAACACGAGCTGAAAATGCTGCGGGTTGCCAGGCGTCTCGATGAGCAATTCAAGGTTCGCGTCTTCACGACGCTGCTGGCGGCCCACGCCTTGCCGCCGGAGTATGCTGACCGCGCGGACGACTACATTGACCTGGTTTGTAACGAGATCCTGCCTGCTGCCTGCAAGGAAGGCCTGGTGGATGCCGTGGACGTGTTCTGTGAACACATCGCCTTCAGCCTCGAGCAATGCGAGCGCGTATTCCTCGCCGCCCACGATCTTGGCCTGCCGGTCAAGAGCCATGCCGAGCAACTATCCCTCTCCGGTGCCTCGCAACTGACAGCACGCTATCGCGGACTGTCTGCCGACCATATCGAATATCTTGACCAGAGCGGCATCGAGGCCATGGCGGCCGCAGGCACCGTTGGTGTTCTGCTTCCCGGAGCTTTTCACACGTTACGTGAAACCCAGTTTCCGCCCATTGCGGAGATGCGTAGCGCAGGCGTGCCCATGGCAGTGGCCTCTGATGCCAACCCAGGCACCTCTCCCATCGTCTTTCCGACCTTGATGCTCAACCTTGCCTGCACCTTGTTTCGCCTGACACCTCAGGAGGCTCTCGCGGGAATGACCTACAACGCAGCTCTGGCATTAGGTCGCACCGATATCGGTCGCCTGCATCCTGGTGCCGTCGCGGATCTGTGCATATGGGATGTCGATAGCCCGGCTGAACTGGCCTATGCGATACAGCCTGGACGCCTGCGCCAGCGCGTGCTGAAAGGAGAACTGACCCATGGCTGA
- a CDS encoding YjiH family protein: MAASPGAKTDTRAPDRKAPAVMTLKLLIPSLVGIFIFFIPVTIAGRSTIPLDHLVSAARHLLGPYSGLYALALIVAGALYPLITGRWRRTPTDMVFSLLKVMGVVAGVMAYTGAGPEVLQQPDMLPFLFDKLVIPVGLIVPIGAIFLALLIGYGLLELVGILVQPIMRPIWKTPGRSAIDAVASFVGSYSIGLLITNRTYQAGQYSAKEAAIIATGFSTVSAPFMIIVAKTLGLMEVWNQYFWLTLAITFVVTAITARLWPLSSMDRTLDDAEPEAEQGKRLRLAWQTGLEVAAGAPNLARGVWNNLREGLLMAIAILPSIMSVGLAGLLLAKYTPLFDWLGWLFYPLTALYGIEHAQELAQASAAGLAEMFLPALLLGGEGSSIDFVARFAAGVVSVSSILFFSASIPCILATSIPISIARMVVIWFLRVLFSLALAIPTAMLVQ; the protein is encoded by the coding sequence ATGGCCGCTTCTCCCGGGGCTAAGACCGATACTCGGGCGCCTGACCGCAAGGCGCCTGCTGTGATGACATTGAAATTGCTGATTCCAAGCCTGGTCGGCATCTTCATTTTCTTCATTCCCGTCACGATTGCTGGGCGCTCGACGATCCCGCTGGATCACCTTGTTTCTGCTGCCAGGCATCTGCTCGGGCCCTATAGCGGTCTCTATGCATTGGCATTGATCGTGGCGGGGGCGCTTTACCCCTTGATCACGGGTCGCTGGCGGCGCACTCCAACGGATATGGTGTTCAGTCTGCTCAAGGTGATGGGCGTAGTGGCAGGTGTGATGGCGTATACCGGAGCAGGACCAGAGGTGTTGCAGCAGCCGGACATGCTGCCGTTCCTATTCGACAAGCTGGTGATCCCGGTGGGATTGATTGTGCCGATCGGGGCAATCTTTCTGGCGCTGTTGATTGGCTATGGGTTGCTGGAACTGGTGGGGATTCTGGTCCAGCCCATCATGCGACCGATCTGGAAGACCCCCGGGAGAAGTGCCATTGATGCTGTGGCATCTTTTGTCGGCAGCTATTCGATCGGGTTGCTGATTACCAACCGTACCTACCAGGCTGGACAATATTCGGCTAAGGAAGCCGCCATCATTGCGACAGGCTTCTCTACCGTATCGGCACCTTTCATGATTATCGTGGCCAAGACGCTGGGGCTGATGGAAGTGTGGAATCAGTATTTCTGGCTGACACTGGCGATCACCTTTGTGGTTACCGCCATCACTGCCCGCCTGTGGCCGCTGTCATCCATGGACCGTACACTTGACGATGCAGAACCAGAAGCCGAGCAGGGCAAGCGCTTGAGGCTGGCCTGGCAGACTGGGCTGGAAGTGGCCGCTGGGGCGCCCAACCTGGCGCGTGGTGTATGGAACAACCTGCGCGAAGGTCTGCTGATGGCCATTGCCATTCTGCCATCGATCATGTCGGTAGGATTGGCTGGGTTGCTGCTGGCCAAATATACCCCACTGTTCGATTGGCTCGGGTGGCTGTTTTATCCGCTGACGGCGCTATATGGCATCGAGCATGCTCAGGAGCTGGCCCAGGCCAGTGCTGCGGGATTGGCCGAGATGTTCCTGCCTGCACTGTTGCTTGGTGGAGAGGGCAGCAGCATCGACTTTGTCGCACGCTTCGCGGCCGGGGTTGTATCGGTTTCCTCGATTCTGTTCTTCTCGGCCTCGATTCCTTGCATCCTGGCGACCAGTATTCCAATTTCCATCGCCCGCATGGTCGTCATCTGGTTCCTGCGCGTTTTGTTCAGTCTTGCGCTGGCCATTCCAACGGCGATGCTGGTGCAATAG
- the hutG gene encoding formimidoylglutamase translates to MADSAIDMTTSDMTVWRGRVDPEPDSDRWHQRVQAYGTDSEKGVVITGFACDAGVARNQGRSGAAEGPTAIRRALAPLAWHRDAPAYDGGDVHCQDDDMERAQATMGQHLARILDAGHLPIVLGGGHEMAFASWSGLSHHLAERERRPIVAIINLDAHFDLRDPSHVRSSGTPFTQIAEDCAQRRWPFRYACLGVSQAANTRALFQRAERLKVLVRQDHEFRDEHIHAIKRDVQRLVTSCDHVYLSIDMDVFPASDAPGVSAPAARGVALSHLEPILECLRTSGKLRLIDIAEVNPSHDIDQRTARLAARLIHQLTRPSLGNPA, encoded by the coding sequence ATGGCTGACAGCGCTATTGATATGACAACCAGCGACATGACAGTGTGGCGTGGCCGAGTGGATCCGGAGCCTGACAGCGACCGTTGGCATCAGCGTGTCCAGGCATATGGCACGGATAGCGAAAAAGGCGTGGTTATCACGGGTTTTGCCTGCGATGCCGGTGTGGCACGCAACCAAGGACGCAGCGGAGCTGCCGAGGGTCCAACGGCCATTCGTCGAGCACTGGCGCCTCTGGCCTGGCACCGTGACGCACCTGCCTACGACGGTGGTGACGTGCATTGCCAGGACGATGACATGGAGCGAGCCCAGGCCACCATGGGCCAGCATCTTGCTCGCATTCTCGATGCAGGTCACCTGCCCATCGTTCTGGGAGGCGGTCATGAGATGGCCTTTGCCAGCTGGTCGGGACTTTCCCACCATCTGGCAGAGCGCGAGCGACGCCCGATCGTCGCCATCATCAATCTGGACGCCCATTTCGACCTGCGCGACCCAAGCCATGTCCGTTCATCCGGGACACCCTTTACCCAGATTGCCGAAGACTGTGCGCAGCGCCGCTGGCCTTTCCGCTATGCCTGCCTTGGCGTCAGCCAGGCCGCCAATACCCGGGCTCTGTTCCAGCGTGCTGAACGACTCAAGGTGTTGGTGCGTCAGGACCATGAATTCCGTGACGAGCACATCCATGCCATCAAACGCGACGTACAGCGCCTGGTGACCAGTTGTGACCACGTCTACCTGAGCATCGACATGGATGTCTTTCCAGCCAGCGATGCTCCTGGTGTCAGTGCTCCCGCTGCTCGCGGTGTTGCCCTGTCCCACCTCGAGCCGATCCTCGAATGCCTGCGTACCAGCGGCAAGCTGCGCCTGATTGATATTGCCGAGGTCAATCCCTCTCACGATATCGATCAGCGCACCGCACGTCTGGCTGCACGCCTGATCCACCAGCTCACCCGGCCTAGCCTAGGCAACCCAGCTTAA
- a CDS encoding DUF938 domain-containing protein → MTHENNDHLRLSAPAAVRNREPIQQVLARVLGDQAHILELASGSGEHGVYMTQRHPGWRWQPSDISPTALASIDAWRAFTGSANLLAPLRRDALENWPDEHFDALVAINLIHISPWEVTEALMVKAARHLTPGGVLFLYGPYRRQGQHTAPSNATFDADLKARDPRWGVRDLEAVIAEAEARGMVLELVDQLPANNLAVVFRRM, encoded by the coding sequence ATGACTCACGAGAATAATGACCACCTTCGTCTTTCCGCTCCCGCGGCCGTACGCAATCGAGAACCTATCCAGCAAGTCCTGGCCCGGGTACTGGGCGATCAGGCGCACATTCTGGAGCTGGCCAGCGGCAGCGGAGAGCACGGAGTGTACATGACCCAGCGGCATCCTGGGTGGCGCTGGCAACCAAGCGACATTTCACCGACTGCACTGGCCTCCATCGACGCCTGGCGAGCCTTTACCGGGAGCGCCAACCTGCTGGCGCCGCTGCGGCGCGACGCACTGGAGAACTGGCCGGATGAACATTTCGATGCTCTGGTGGCGATCAATCTGATCCATATTTCTCCCTGGGAAGTCACCGAGGCGTTGATGGTAAAGGCAGCCAGACATCTCACTCCCGGGGGAGTGTTGTTCCTGTATGGCCCTTACCGCCGCCAAGGCCAGCATACTGCACCAAGCAATGCTACCTTCGATGCCGATCTCAAGGCCCGTGACCCACGTTGGGGAGTGCGTGACCTTGAGGCAGTGATCGCCGAGGCTGAGGCTCGGGGGATGGTGCTGGAGCTGGTTGATCAGTTGCCGGCCAATAATCTGGCAGTGGTGTTTCGGCGGATGTGA
- a CDS encoding ParD-like family protein has product MGIVKISNELHDEVRKASSVMVRSINAQAEYWIRVGMLAEAHPSMTFAEIMREQMAAEAVDKTGKLSCE; this is encoded by the coding sequence ATGGGTATCGTAAAAATCAGTAACGAGCTGCACGATGAAGTTCGCAAGGCCAGCTCGGTCATGGTCCGCTCGATCAACGCACAGGCGGAATACTGGATCAGGGTCGGCATGCTCGCCGAGGCACATCCAAGCATGACATTCGCGGAAATCATGCGTGAGCAGATGGCGGCCGAAGCGGTCGACAAGACAGGGAAGCTATCTTGTGAGTGA
- a CDS encoding glucan biosynthesis protein, with translation MHRRDFMKAALSATAAVSGTMLPLSPLLAATDTHVATTGKPEKFDYAWLKGLARHLSGQPHHSREGQLPPQLKDLSWEEYLEISFRPDHALWSDSNAPFHVQMFHLGEKFTTPVRIYQVHDGVAQEIAYDPAMFDLGDSGVDAEVLSERLGFTGFRLHHKDDWQRDFASFIGASYFRAVSQTMQYGLSARGLAIDTAEPSGEEFPTFSRFWLEQPDGKEEVIIHALLESPSTTGAYRFILTKDMEGVMMDVDATLYPRKAIERLGIAPITSMYQVGENDRRQDFDWRPEIHDSDGLALHTGDDEWIWRPLTNPPMLRYNSYQAQNLKGFGMVQRDRNFDHYQDDGIFYERRPSLWIEPRGEWGAGSVDLVEIPTETETFDNIVAYWRPAEPAQPGEELRYAYRLNWYDLPPQQSPLSRCVATRTGLGGVVGQPREYFSWRFSIDFRGGPFPFEEGSERQVEPVIEASRGKVEITSARPLEAIQGYRAMFDIVPPDDSTDPIDLRLYLRDENGEALSETWMYQWTPPPADQRELHNE, from the coding sequence ATGCACCGACGCGACTTTATGAAGGCCGCCCTCAGCGCTACTGCCGCCGTGAGCGGAACCATGCTGCCGCTCTCACCTCTTCTTGCTGCCACTGACACTCACGTCGCCACGACAGGAAAACCGGAAAAGTTCGATTATGCGTGGCTCAAGGGACTCGCTCGTCACCTTTCCGGACAGCCACACCATAGTCGTGAAGGCCAGTTGCCTCCTCAGCTCAAGGACCTCAGCTGGGAGGAATACCTGGAAATCAGTTTTCGCCCGGACCACGCGCTATGGAGCGATAGTAACGCCCCGTTCCATGTGCAGATGTTCCATCTGGGAGAGAAGTTCACTACTCCGGTCAGGATTTACCAGGTCCACGATGGTGTTGCCCAGGAAATCGCCTACGACCCCGCCATGTTCGACCTTGGCGACTCTGGTGTAGATGCCGAGGTACTTTCAGAACGCCTTGGGTTCACAGGCTTCCGTCTTCATCACAAGGACGACTGGCAGCGTGACTTTGCTTCCTTCATTGGCGCCAGCTATTTCCGGGCCGTCAGCCAGACCATGCAATACGGTCTGTCTGCTCGAGGACTGGCCATCGATACAGCGGAACCTTCAGGCGAGGAATTCCCCACCTTCTCTCGTTTCTGGCTGGAGCAACCCGACGGCAAGGAAGAAGTCATCATCCATGCCCTGCTTGAATCACCAAGCACGACGGGGGCCTATCGCTTCATCCTCACCAAGGATATGGAAGGCGTAATGATGGACGTTGACGCCACGCTGTATCCGCGCAAGGCCATCGAACGACTGGGTATCGCCCCCATCACCAGCATGTATCAGGTCGGGGAAAACGACCGCCGCCAGGACTTTGACTGGCGCCCTGAAATTCACGACTCCGACGGCCTGGCCCTGCATACCGGAGACGATGAATGGATATGGCGTCCACTGACCAATCCGCCCATGCTGCGTTACAACAGCTATCAAGCCCAGAACCTCAAAGGCTTTGGCATGGTCCAGCGTGATCGCAACTTCGATCACTACCAGGACGATGGCATTTTCTATGAACGCCGCCCCAGCCTGTGGATCGAACCGCGTGGGGAATGGGGTGCCGGTAGCGTGGATCTGGTCGAGATTCCTACCGAGACCGAGACGTTCGACAATATCGTCGCCTATTGGCGCCCCGCCGAGCCCGCGCAACCGGGCGAGGAACTTCGCTACGCCTACCGCCTGAACTGGTACGACCTTCCTCCACAGCAATCTCCTCTATCGCGCTGTGTGGCCACTCGCACAGGCCTGGGCGGCGTCGTTGGTCAACCACGTGAATATTTCAGTTGGCGCTTCAGCATTGATTTCCGTGGCGGCCCTTTCCCCTTCGAGGAAGGCTCTGAACGTCAGGTAGAACCTGTGATCGAAGCCAGCCGCGGCAAGGTCGAGATCACTTCAGCCAGGCCGCTGGAAGCGATTCAAGGCTATCGGGCCATGTTCGATATCGTGCCACCGGACGACAGCACCGACCCTATCGATCTGCGTCTGTATCTGCGCGATGAGAATGGCGAGGCACTTTCCGAAACCTGGATGTATCAGTGGACACCTCCGCCCGCCGATCAGCGGGAGCTGCACAATGAGTGA